The following are encoded in a window of Candidatus Nitrosotalea sinensis genomic DNA:
- a CDS encoding translation initiation factor IF-2 subunit beta: MTKAEYEKLLKKIQDKVSQNKTGSTSRFELPKVDIMWQGNRTFFRNFSEFPKVLRRDPEKLLQYLSKEFATPAQFAGDKAVFVGKKEPPEFTALLARYLKEYVECPTCKSPDTRVEKENRVTLLKCEACGARSPLKGQYA, from the coding sequence TTGACAAAAGCAGAATATGAAAAATTACTAAAAAAGATTCAGGATAAAGTATCTCAAAACAAGACAGGTTCCACATCAAGATTTGAGCTTCCCAAAGTGGATATCATGTGGCAGGGAAATAGGACATTTTTTAGAAACTTTTCAGAGTTTCCAAAGGTACTAAGAAGAGATCCTGAAAAACTCTTACAATACCTATCAAAGGAATTTGCAACTCCTGCACAATTTGCAGGAGACAAAGCAGTATTTGTGGGAAAAAAGGAACCTCCAGAGTTTACTGCTCTTTTGGCTAGATATCTAAAAGAGTACGTTGAATGTCCAACATGTAAAAGCCCTGATACTAGAGTTGAAAAAGAAAATAGAGTAACATTGCTAAAATGTGAAGCATGTGGAGCACGTTCTCCTCTAAAAGGTCAATATGCGTAA
- a CDS encoding DUF424 domain-containing protein, whose translation MAFAVRVVIHKENRMLNICDVELVGRTVRKDDLEMNISKSYYADRVVDETEAKTLLQNSSIINMVGKQTIDLSLKLGIGSAKGVKEIEGVPFLIVFKF comes from the coding sequence ATGGCTTTTGCAGTCAGAGTAGTCATTCATAAAGAAAATAGGATGCTCAACATTTGCGATGTCGAGCTTGTTGGAAGAACTGTGAGAAAAGATGATCTTGAGATGAACATCAGCAAGAGTTACTATGCAGACCGCGTTGTTGATGAAACTGAGGCCAAGACTCTGCTTCAAAATTCTTCCATCATTAACATGGTGGGAAAACAAACAATTGATCTTTCATTAAAACTTGGAATAGGATCTGCAAAAGGTGTCAAAGAAATTGAAGGAGTTCCTTTTCTTATTGTTTTCAAATTCTAA
- the eif1A gene encoding translation initiation factor eIF-1A: MGKRKVLNESELKEMQLPGEGELLGRVVKLLGSDHILVRCTDDKTRMGRIRGKLKRKIWIRDNDVVTIAPWDFKSDDRGDITWRYTLAQVDMLKQKGLLPQDF, translated from the coding sequence TTGGGTAAGCGAAAAGTACTAAACGAAAGTGAGCTCAAAGAGATGCAACTTCCAGGAGAAGGAGAGCTATTAGGTAGAGTTGTAAAACTTTTGGGAAGTGATCACATTCTTGTAAGGTGTACTGATGACAAGACAAGAATGGGAAGAATCAGAGGTAAATTAAAAAGAAAAATCTGGATTCGTGATAATGACGTTGTAACTATTGCCCCTTGGGACTTTAAATCCGATGACCGTGGTGATATCACTTGGAGATATACATTGGCCCAGGTAGATATGCTAAAACAAAAAGGACTATTGCCGCAAGATTTCTAA